In Reinekea thalattae, a genomic segment contains:
- a CDS encoding SCP2 sterol-binding domain-containing protein, with protein sequence MNAIEQVFDKIESRFNPSAAIDFNHNFQFEIDDQIYHLVINNGQCKTAKGAHPDPSITLFMDLDTFNELISGELNGMQAFMSGKLRAEGDIMLASKLSKLFKR encoded by the coding sequence ATGAATGCCATCGAACAGGTCTTTGATAAAATCGAATCGCGCTTTAATCCATCCGCGGCGATCGACTTTAACCATAACTTTCAGTTTGAAATTGATGATCAGATTTATCATCTCGTCATCAATAACGGCCAATGCAAAACCGCTAAAGGCGCGCATCCGGACCCTAGCATCACTCTATTTATGGACTTAGATACCTTTAATGAGCTCATTTCTGGGGAACTCAATGGCATGCAAGCTTTTATGAGCGGAAAATTACGTGCAGAAGGCGATATCATGCTTGCCAGTAAGCTTAGCAAACTGTTTAAACGTTGA
- the sohB gene encoding protease SohB: protein MLWSDYLLFLLKSVTVLIVVAILISLFAKASKSGGAGKGKLEVTNLNKAFEAIKSRMQQQILGKAELKQLSKEKKAEQKQLQKKLKQGEQRPRSFFIKFKGDIQASQVSALRQEVTALLTIAKPGDEVIVAIESPGGAVSGYGLAATQLQRIKDAGLTLTACVDKVAASGGYMMACVADKIIAAPFAIVGSIGVISQIPNIHRMLKRFDVDVDVITAGKHKAPMTLLGENTDEGRKKYEQDLTAIHARFKSLVKLHRDQLDLEQVSEGDFWLAEDALEHKLVDEIGSSDAYLQRVSESNDVYRVQWLAHKTMEERIRGASTALFHSVEQFLGKRPLP from the coding sequence ATGCTCTGGTCCGACTATTTATTATTTTTATTAAAGTCTGTCACGGTTTTAATTGTTGTTGCTATTTTAATCAGCCTGTTTGCTAAGGCTTCGAAATCGGGTGGTGCAGGCAAGGGTAAGCTCGAGGTGACAAATCTCAATAAGGCGTTTGAAGCCATTAAGTCACGAATGCAGCAGCAAATATTAGGCAAGGCAGAACTGAAGCAGTTATCGAAAGAAAAGAAAGCAGAGCAGAAGCAATTACAGAAAAAGCTCAAGCAAGGCGAACAGCGACCTCGGAGCTTCTTTATTAAATTTAAAGGCGATATTCAGGCCTCGCAAGTCAGTGCATTACGCCAAGAAGTGACCGCCTTATTGACCATCGCAAAGCCGGGTGACGAGGTGATTGTAGCCATTGAAAGCCCCGGTGGTGCCGTATCTGGCTATGGTCTCGCCGCGACGCAATTGCAGCGTATTAAGGATGCAGGGTTAACACTGACTGCCTGTGTCGATAAAGTCGCTGCCAGTGGCGGTTATATGATGGCCTGTGTCGCGGATAAAATTATTGCCGCTCCCTTTGCTATTGTTGGCTCTATTGGCGTTATTTCTCAGATACCGAATATTCATCGCATGCTGAAGCGCTTTGATGTCGATGTTGATGTGATTACCGCTGGTAAACACAAGGCACCAATGACGTTGTTAGGTGAAAATACTGATGAAGGACGTAAAAAATATGAGCAGGATTTAACGGCTATTCATGCGCGTTTTAAATCATTGGTGAAATTGCATCGTGATCAATTGGATTTAGAACAGGTCTCAGAAGGTGATTTTTGGCTTGCTGAAGATGCTCTTGAGCACAAGCTTGTCGATGAGATTGGTAGCAGCGATGCTTATTTGCAACGTGTCAGTGAGAGCAATGATGTTTACCGTGTACAGTGGTTGGCGCATAAAACCATGGAAGAACGTATTCGCGGTGCCAGCACAGCGCTATTCCATTCTGTGGAACAGTTTTTGGGTAAGCGACCTTTGCCATAG
- the lexA gene encoding transcriptional repressor LexA, protein MEKLTARQQQVLDVIKDHIEKTGYPPTRAEIAKELGFKSANAAEEHIKALARKQHIEIVQGASRGIRLPESESGIPVIGRVAAGSPVLAEEQIAEYVDLPRSLFQPNADFMLQVQGLSMKDIGILEDDLIAVHKTTSVRNGDIVVARVGDDVTVKRYEKKGSIVTLYPENEDFEPIVVNLAEEDFAIEGLYVGVIRRSIH, encoded by the coding sequence ATGGAAAAGCTCACCGCGAGGCAGCAACAGGTTTTAGATGTCATCAAAGATCACATTGAAAAAACCGGCTACCCACCAACCCGCGCCGAAATAGCAAAAGAGCTTGGCTTTAAATCGGCAAATGCAGCAGAAGAACACATCAAGGCACTGGCAAGAAAGCAACACATTGAAATTGTACAAGGCGCAAGCCGTGGCATTCGGCTGCCAGAGTCAGAATCTGGTATTCCTGTCATTGGTCGTGTTGCCGCAGGTTCGCCAGTACTGGCTGAAGAACAAATTGCAGAATACGTTGACCTTCCTCGTAGCCTGTTTCAGCCAAATGCCGATTTCATGCTGCAAGTTCAGGGCTTAAGTATGAAAGATATTGGTATTTTAGAGGATGACCTTATTGCCGTTCACAAAACTACATCCGTGCGTAACGGTGATATTGTAGTGGCTCGTGTCGGTGACGATGTCACGGTAAAGCGCTACGAGAAAAAAGGCAGCATTGTTACGCTCTACCCAGAAAACGAAGATTTTGAGCCTATTGTGGTCAATCTAGCTGAAGAAGACTTTGCCATTGAAGGCCTTTATGTTGGCGTTATTCGACGCTCAATTCACTAG
- the pabB gene encoding aminodeoxychorismate synthase component I: protein MLSLSIPYFSQPIQLIKETHQMDGLIWFHQGGGESSNKEWFSAWPESTYEYLGNGSTRVTSYQGDVEYCNGDFFNLLKKRYPLHTVDDELKATASPFEQGVLAGHLNYDLGLELLNISSRHLSIDETSNNDTSNQKPLAVVGDYRWVCEFDHVQKKACIYIAVNCPAAITHKVKQLAEQLNQPADTGSPDAPNAQTAAHWQSAMSFEHYQYAFDTIQNYLIEGDIYQANLTRQWQTTTQLSDWAIYQPLVEQMPAPFSVFHRSPLSSLLSVSPERFIQIRKQQIVTQPIKGTRPRGADAIQDQAFKAELENSEKDKAENLMIVDLLRNDIAKSAKPGSVQVDKLFELQSFKNVHHLVSSISATLAQNTHPLDVLKAAFPGGSITGAPKKRAMEIIDELETTHRGAYCGSAFYLTANGDLDSNILIRSCVLENNHLVCSGGGGIVVDSQLEDEFNESFVKVKKILQTIAPVTEER from the coding sequence GTGCTGTCGTTATCCATCCCTTATTTCTCTCAACCTATCCAACTGATTAAAGAAACGCATCAAATGGATGGGCTTATCTGGTTCCATCAGGGCGGTGGCGAGAGCTCTAACAAAGAATGGTTTTCTGCTTGGCCAGAGTCGACCTACGAGTACCTCGGTAATGGCAGCACTCGAGTCACAAGCTATCAGGGCGATGTTGAATACTGCAATGGCGACTTTTTTAATCTACTGAAAAAACGCTACCCTCTTCATACTGTTGACGATGAGCTAAAAGCAACTGCCTCGCCATTTGAACAGGGAGTGCTCGCTGGGCACCTAAATTATGATTTAGGTTTAGAGCTGCTCAATATTAGCTCTCGGCATTTAAGTATCGATGAGACGTCAAACAATGACACCAGCAACCAAAAGCCACTCGCCGTCGTTGGCGATTACCGCTGGGTTTGCGAGTTTGATCACGTACAAAAAAAAGCCTGTATCTATATTGCAGTCAACTGCCCAGCTGCTATTACACATAAAGTTAAGCAACTGGCAGAACAGTTAAATCAACCAGCAGATACTGGCAGCCCGGATGCCCCCAACGCTCAAACAGCTGCTCACTGGCAATCGGCTATGAGCTTTGAGCACTATCAATACGCCTTTGACACTATTCAGAATTATCTGATTGAGGGTGATATTTACCAAGCCAACCTAACGCGCCAATGGCAAACAACAACCCAGCTTTCCGATTGGGCGATTTATCAACCCTTAGTCGAGCAGATGCCAGCGCCCTTTTCGGTGTTCCATCGCAGCCCGCTGTCTTCCTTGCTAAGCGTTTCACCGGAGCGCTTTATTCAAATCCGTAAACAACAAATTGTAACCCAGCCAATTAAAGGCACGCGCCCACGCGGTGCTGATGCAATACAGGATCAAGCATTTAAAGCAGAACTAGAAAACAGCGAAAAAGACAAAGCCGAAAACCTGATGATTGTCGATTTATTAAGGAACGACATCGCCAAAAGCGCCAAGCCTGGCAGTGTTCAAGTAGACAAGCTGTTTGAATTGCAAAGCTTTAAAAATGTACATCATTTGGTTAGTTCTATCAGCGCGACATTGGCACAGAACACTCATCCTCTGGATGTACTTAAAGCGGCGTTTCCTGGTGGCTCGATTACCGGCGCACCTAAAAAGCGAGCTATGGAGATCATAGATGAGCTGGAAACCACTCATCGAGGCGCCTATTGCGGCAGTGCTTTTTATCTAACAGCCAATGGTGATTTAGATAGCAATATACTTATTCGCAGCTGCGTGCTCGAGAACAATCACCTCGTTTGCAGTGGTGGCGGCGGCATTGTAGTAGATAGCCAACTGGAAGATGAATTTAATGAAAGCTTCGTAAAAGTAAAAAAAATACTCCAAACAATCGCCCCAGTAACTGAGGAGCGTTAA
- a CDS encoding lytic transglycosylase — MTFIKKSIFLVAGSLFLAGCSTTSSNTSAGVFSPSKWSTAFSSLSRDKKQDPNHEALAQQIITATSEKTYNKATDTLPVWGKPLDLSRPIPDDLYQVLREGFTFDLTIEDSRVDAQLRWYARHQSYLNRVSDRASRYMYHIVTEIEARDMPLELALLPIVESAFDPFAYSHGSASGMWQFIASTGRMYGLQQDWWYDGRRDVVASTDAALNYLEDLNRMFKGDWLLALASYNSGPGTVLRAQRRNRAAGKPTDFWHLDLPKETEAYVPKLIALAKLFSEPEKYGITLPKVANEPFFAEVDTGGQIDLAQAATLADMNLSDLYILNPSYNRWATAPQGPHKLLVFKDRADLFNQRIAELPANQRLTWKRYTIESGDSLLSIAHQHEVTVDVLKDVNNINGNLIRAGHTLLIPVASKNDNYYSMSAENRLKIKQNALAGSSKQRIDYTVQSGDSFWSISRKFGVSTASVAKWNNMAPKDVLKVGQQLVIWSDSSSSASALDSRQVVRKVGYVVRRGDSLYRIADKFSVRVSDIQKWNQISSNQYLQPGDRLTLYVDVTRIQ, encoded by the coding sequence ATGACTTTTATTAAAAAATCTATTTTCCTTGTTGCTGGCAGCCTCTTTTTAGCCGGTTGTAGCACCACGTCCTCCAATACATCGGCAGGCGTTTTTTCTCCCAGCAAATGGTCTACTGCGTTTTCTTCGCTTAGCCGAGATAAGAAACAAGATCCTAATCATGAGGCGCTAGCGCAGCAAATTATTACCGCGACCTCTGAAAAAACTTACAACAAAGCAACCGACACGCTACCTGTCTGGGGCAAGCCTCTCGATTTAAGCCGCCCAATACCAGACGATCTTTATCAGGTTCTTAGAGAAGGCTTTACGTTCGACCTAACAATTGAAGACAGTCGCGTTGATGCTCAGCTTCGTTGGTATGCAAGACACCAAAGCTACCTTAACCGAGTCAGCGATCGCGCATCGCGTTACATGTATCACATCGTTACCGAAATCGAAGCTCGTGATATGCCACTCGAATTAGCACTGCTACCGATTGTTGAAAGCGCCTTCGATCCATTTGCTTATTCCCACGGCAGTGCTTCAGGCATGTGGCAGTTTATTGCTAGCACCGGCAGAATGTACGGCCTACAGCAGGACTGGTGGTACGATGGCCGCAGAGACGTTGTTGCTTCAACAGATGCGGCATTGAATTACCTAGAAGACCTAAACCGCATGTTCAAGGGCGACTGGCTTTTAGCTCTCGCCTCCTATAACTCAGGTCCAGGCACTGTATTAAGAGCTCAACGCCGCAATCGCGCTGCCGGCAAGCCGACTGACTTCTGGCATTTAGACCTTCCTAAAGAAACAGAAGCCTATGTTCCTAAGTTAATTGCCTTAGCCAAACTATTCAGCGAACCAGAAAAATACGGCATCACCCTACCAAAAGTTGCCAACGAACCTTTCTTTGCAGAAGTCGACACTGGCGGTCAAATTGATCTAGCCCAAGCTGCGACGCTGGCAGACATGAACCTTAGCGATCTTTACATTCTTAACCCAAGCTACAATCGCTGGGCAACGGCGCCTCAAGGCCCACACAAATTGTTAGTATTTAAAGACCGAGCTGACCTATTCAATCAACGCATCGCCGAATTACCTGCCAACCAACGATTAACATGGAAACGCTACACCATTGAATCTGGCGATTCATTATTGTCCATCGCACACCAACATGAAGTCACCGTGGATGTGCTTAAGGACGTCAACAATATTAATGGCAACCTTATTCGTGCCGGACACACCCTTCTGATTCCAGTGGCCAGTAAAAACGACAACTACTATTCCATGTCGGCGGAAAACCGCTTAAAGATCAAACAGAATGCCTTGGCAGGCTCAAGTAAACAGCGTATCGATTACACGGTCCAATCTGGTGATAGCTTCTGGAGCATTTCGAGAAAGTTTGGTGTTAGCACTGCATCGGTTGCCAAATGGAACAACATGGCTCCGAAAGATGTCTTAAAAGTTGGCCAACAATTAGTAATATGGTCAGACTCAAGCAGCTCAGCCAGCGCACTAGATAGCCGCCAAGTTGTACGTAAAGTCGGCTATGTTGTTCGCCGTGGCGATTCGCTCTATCGCATTGCAGATAAATTCAGCGTGCGCGTCAGCGATATTCAAAAATGGAACCAGATTTCCTCGAATCAGTATTTACAGCCCGGTGATCGGCTTACACTCTATGTTGACGTAACCCGTATTCAATAG
- the dnaQ gene encoding DNA polymerase III subunit epsilon has translation MRLVILDTETTGLNPKKGDRIVEVGCVEMVERKLTGRHYHEYINPERDIPAEVVAVHGIDNERVKDCPKFRDIAVGLWQWLEGADLVIHNAAFDMGFLNAEFERFAKEQGQTFVPLESACGVIDTLKIARDKHPGSKVSLDALCKRYGIDNSHRTLHGALLDSEILADVYLFLTGGQTDLMLGESETNANETAAIDLSVLDTQGQKPLVQVQPSAEELAAHKEFLAMISAKADKEVSW, from the coding sequence ATGAGATTAGTTATTTTAGATACCGAGACAACGGGTTTAAATCCCAAAAAAGGCGATCGTATTGTTGAGGTCGGCTGTGTTGAAATGGTGGAGCGTAAATTAACTGGGCGCCATTATCATGAATACATAAACCCTGAACGCGATATCCCTGCCGAGGTAGTGGCCGTTCATGGTATCGACAACGAACGAGTTAAAGATTGCCCTAAGTTTCGTGATATTGCTGTTGGTTTGTGGCAATGGCTCGAAGGTGCCGATCTAGTTATTCATAACGCCGCTTTCGATATGGGCTTTTTAAACGCTGAATTTGAGCGTTTTGCAAAAGAGCAGGGCCAGACTTTTGTGCCACTGGAATCAGCTTGTGGCGTTATCGATACATTAAAAATTGCACGCGATAAGCATCCTGGCTCTAAGGTGTCGCTGGATGCATTGTGTAAGCGTTATGGCATCGATAATTCGCATCGAACCTTACACGGCGCATTACTGGATTCTGAGATTCTGGCGGATGTTTATCTGTTCCTAACCGGTGGCCAGACAGATTTGATGCTCGGTGAATCTGAAACGAACGCTAATGAAACGGCGGCGATTGACCTTTCTGTGCTCGACACTCAAGGGCAGAAGCCTCTTGTTCAGGTTCAGCCAAGTGCTGAAGAGTTGGCGGCACATAAAGAATTTTTAGCAATGATCAGCGCTAAAGCCGATAAAGAAGTCAGCTGGTAA
- a CDS encoding class I SAM-dependent methyltransferase has product MSYWYRTPLGEKLIEQEKVIVARAISGRFAATIAQLDSGYHEALFEKRLFGSGILVSQLENRALCPVVCASAEALPFEPESIDMVLLHHTLDVCENPYKAVREASIALKPGGLMIVVGFNPYSSWGLRSLFSAARSNNSIWCSRFIRSSRVEDWMQVLDFELERHEKHVFTLPMVAPNWLNRFNGLKKWLTKLCPFFGAVYVLVGYKQVLGKLPPELRRNSKRSVLETTLGVSSSKRESSSE; this is encoded by the coding sequence TTGTCTTATTGGTATCGTACGCCTTTAGGTGAAAAGCTAATTGAGCAGGAAAAAGTCATTGTTGCTCGTGCTATTTCGGGTCGCTTTGCCGCCACCATTGCTCAGCTTGACAGCGGCTATCATGAGGCGTTGTTTGAAAAGCGCCTGTTCGGCTCTGGCATTCTGGTTTCTCAGCTAGAGAATAGAGCGTTATGTCCGGTGGTTTGCGCCAGTGCAGAGGCTTTACCGTTCGAGCCAGAAAGTATCGACATGGTGTTGTTGCACCACACACTGGATGTCTGTGAAAACCCTTACAAAGCCGTTCGTGAAGCATCGATTGCCTTAAAGCCGGGTGGCTTGATGATTGTGGTTGGTTTTAACCCTTACAGTAGTTGGGGCTTGCGTTCGCTTTTTTCTGCCGCTCGCAGTAATAACAGTATTTGGTGCTCACGATTTATTCGCAGTAGCCGTGTAGAAGATTGGATGCAAGTGCTCGACTTTGAATTAGAGCGTCACGAAAAGCATGTCTTTACATTACCGATGGTGGCACCCAATTGGTTGAATCGGTTTAATGGCTTAAAAAAATGGCTGACAAAGCTATGTCCATTTTTTGGTGCGGTTTATGTATTGGTCGGTTATAAGCAGGTTTTGGGTAAGCTTCCCCCTGAGCTGCGAAGAAATTCAAAAAGAAGCGTTTTAGAAACCACGCTGGGTGTCAGTTCGTCAAAGAGGGAGTCTTCTAGTGAGTGA
- a CDS encoding sulfite exporter TauE/SafE family protein, which produces MLTYAATGAIIGLIIGITGVGGGALMTPALLFFGFPAHIAVGTDLWYAALTKTSGLWTHHKKNHIRWRIALNMATGSLPAAILTGVVLSIWFGDAQSYGHILKSALGFMLIVTAVMLILRSYLSKTIGARGQTDTEASNLFSIKLILVGVLLGILVTLSSVGAGAVGTAVLMMLYPRLLPKEIVGTDIAHAVPLTFIAGLIHLHLGNVNFTLLAALLIGSIPAINIGAMISSSIPARYLNPALASLLLLLGLRYALF; this is translated from the coding sequence ATGCTGACATACGCAGCAACTGGCGCAATCATCGGCTTAATTATTGGTATCACCGGTGTAGGTGGCGGTGCTTTAATGACGCCAGCGTTACTTTTTTTTGGTTTCCCCGCTCACATTGCTGTTGGTACCGACCTTTGGTATGCCGCACTAACTAAAACGTCTGGCTTATGGACTCACCATAAAAAGAATCATATCCGCTGGCGCATAGCCCTTAACATGGCCACAGGTAGCTTACCGGCAGCCATTCTAACAGGTGTCGTGCTTTCCATTTGGTTTGGCGACGCCCAGAGTTACGGCCATATTTTGAAGTCTGCACTGGGCTTTATGCTTATCGTTACCGCTGTCATGCTTATTTTGCGTTCATACCTATCAAAAACCATAGGCGCTCGTGGCCAAACAGATACAGAAGCGAGCAATCTATTTTCAATTAAACTGATTTTAGTCGGCGTATTACTCGGCATTTTAGTAACACTTAGCTCAGTGGGCGCTGGCGCTGTAGGCACCGCTGTTTTGATGATGCTTTACCCACGACTATTGCCCAAAGAGATTGTCGGTACCGACATTGCTCATGCCGTGCCGTTAACCTTTATTGCCGGTCTGATTCATTTACACCTAGGTAATGTTAACTTTACTTTATTGGCTGCCCTATTAATTGGCTCGATTCCAGCCATTAATATTGGTGCCATGATTTCCAGCAGCATCCCAGCAAGGTACCTAAACCCAGCACTAGCAAGCCTATTACTGCTACTAGGGCTACGTTATGCACTATTTTAA
- a CDS encoding phosphoadenylyl-sulfate reductase, whose protein sequence is MTDLTSLQLELSALSPRDILKKAIAAHEQIALSFSGAEDVVLVDMLAKLKPEATIFTLDTGRLHSETYQFIEDVRSHYGIQIKVYSPEHKALEAFVEEKGLFSFYRDGHSECCGVRKTSSLKRALLPLDAWITGQRKDQSPTRTSVPHVEKDPVFQGRGDILYKYNPLANWSSEDVWNYIRMMEIPYNPLHMKGYKSIGCEPCTKPTLPNQHEREGRWWWEEATHKECGLHAGNLSAS, encoded by the coding sequence ATGACCGATCTAACCAGTTTACAGCTCGAACTTAGCGCCCTATCACCTCGCGACATTTTAAAAAAAGCCATTGCTGCACATGAGCAAATAGCACTCTCTTTTAGCGGTGCTGAGGATGTTGTGCTTGTCGATATGCTGGCAAAGCTAAAACCTGAGGCGACGATTTTTACGCTGGATACTGGCCGTCTGCATTCAGAAACCTACCAGTTCATTGAAGACGTACGCAGCCATTACGGCATTCAAATTAAAGTTTATTCGCCTGAGCATAAGGCGCTGGAAGCATTTGTCGAAGAAAAGGGGTTATTCAGTTTTTACCGTGACGGCCATAGTGAATGTTGCGGTGTGCGTAAAACATCCTCATTAAAGCGGGCGCTATTACCATTAGATGCTTGGATTACCGGACAACGAAAAGACCAAAGCCCGACTCGAACGTCGGTGCCTCATGTCGAAAAAGACCCAGTCTTTCAAGGTCGCGGCGACATTCTTTATAAATACAACCCATTAGCAAACTGGTCTTCAGAAGATGTTTGGAATTACATCCGAATGATGGAAATCCCCTACAACCCGTTGCATATGAAGGGTTATAAAAGTATCGGCTGTGAGCCTTGCACCAAACCGACATTGCCAAACCAGCACGAACGTGAAGGTCGCTGGTGGTGGGAAGAAGCGACTCATAAGGAATGCGGCTTACACGCTGGTAACCTAAGCGCTTCTTAA
- the rnhA gene encoding ribonuclease HI, which produces MSEKAVTIYTDGGCRGNPGLGGWGTVLIWAGREKKLYGAEADTTNNRMELTAAIEGLKALKKPVSVELYTDSKYVQQGITKWIEGWKKNGWKTAARKPVKNQDLWQQLDQMMSQHKVTWRWVKGHAGDKYNEVADQLANQAMDEFKG; this is translated from the coding sequence GTGAGTGAAAAAGCAGTAACGATATACACCGACGGTGGTTGTCGCGGTAATCCTGGCCTTGGTGGTTGGGGTACAGTCTTAATTTGGGCTGGGCGCGAAAAGAAACTTTATGGCGCTGAAGCTGACACAACCAATAACCGTATGGAGTTAACTGCTGCCATTGAAGGTTTAAAAGCGTTGAAAAAGCCAGTCAGTGTCGAGCTCTATACGGATTCAAAATATGTTCAGCAAGGCATTACTAAGTGGATCGAAGGCTGGAAGAAAAACGGTTGGAAGACAGCCGCACGCAAGCCAGTAAAAAATCAGGATTTATGGCAGCAGCTCGATCAAATGATGTCTCAGCATAAGGTGACTTGGCGCTGGGTAAAGGGGCACGCGGGCGACAAATATAATGAAGTTGCCGATCAACTTGCCAACCAAGCGATGGATGAATTTAAGGGGTAA
- the cysB gene encoding HTH-type transcriptional regulator CysB, translating to MKLQQLKYIWEVAHNDLNVSATAQVLYTSQPGISKQIRLLEDELGVEIFARSGKHLTRVTPAGEAVLKVAGEILGQVDSIKQIAQEFSNNKKGSLSVATTHTQARYALPSVIESFIQSYPDVSLHMHQGTPIQIAEMAADGTVDMAIATEGMDHYSDLVMMPCYRWNRSIVVPKGHPLASRNSLTLEEIASFPLVTYVYGFTGRSKLDEAFQSKELVPNVVFTATDADVIKTYVRLGLGVGILAHLAVDPERDRDLVALDASHLFAASTTYIGIRKGAFLRGYQYQFIEKFAPHLTKQVVDEAMLCSGKHELEEYFKNTLLPTY from the coding sequence ATGAAACTGCAACAATTAAAATATATTTGGGAGGTAGCGCACAATGACCTTAACGTCAGTGCGACTGCTCAGGTACTTTATACTTCTCAGCCCGGCATCAGTAAGCAGATACGCTTACTTGAAGATGAGTTGGGTGTCGAAATTTTTGCGCGCTCTGGTAAGCATCTAACCCGAGTGACACCAGCCGGTGAAGCGGTATTGAAAGTTGCCGGTGAAATTTTAGGTCAGGTCGACTCGATCAAGCAGATTGCCCAAGAATTCAGTAACAATAAAAAGGGTAGCCTCAGTGTTGCTACCACGCACACGCAAGCTCGTTATGCTTTGCCAAGTGTTATTGAATCCTTTATTCAAAGCTATCCAGATGTCAGCTTGCATATGCATCAGGGTACGCCCATTCAAATAGCTGAAATGGCCGCTGACGGCACTGTTGATATGGCGATCGCCACTGAAGGTATGGATCATTATTCAGACTTGGTGATGATGCCTTGTTATCGCTGGAATCGTTCGATTGTTGTGCCTAAAGGTCATCCATTAGCGAGTCGCAATTCATTAACGCTCGAAGAAATCGCCAGCTTCCCATTGGTTACTTATGTTTATGGTTTTACTGGTCGATCCAAGCTGGATGAGGCCTTTCAATCTAAAGAGTTGGTTCCTAATGTGGTATTTACTGCGACCGATGCTGATGTCATTAAAACCTATGTTCGTTTGGGTTTAGGGGTTGGTATTTTGGCGCATTTGGCAGTAGACCCTGAACGGGATAGAGATTTGGTCGCGTTAGATGCTAGCCATCTATTTGCCGCCAGTACGACTTATATTGGCATTCGTAAGGGCGCGTTTTTGCGCGGCTATCAGTATCAGTTTATTGAAAAGTTTGCGCCTCACCTAACTAAGCAGGTTGTCGATGAGGCGATGCTGTGTAGTGGTAAGCATGAGCTGGAAGAGTATTTTAAGAATACGCTGTTGCCGACTTATTAG
- a CDS encoding 3-deoxy-7-phosphoheptulonate synthase — MASHPQLDSERSMFSTENLNIENQEVLITPSDIKKQIPVSEAANKTITEGRKAVRDILDRKDNRLMVVIGPCSIHDPEAALDYARRLKKLSDEVSDTLLLVMRVYFEKPRTTTGWKGLINDPYMDDSFKIADGIQIGRKLLMDIAEIGLPTATEALDPISPQYIQDLISWSAIGARTTESQTHREMASGLSSAVGFKNGTDGSLDVAINALQSVSSPHNFLGINTQGQVSIISTKGNQYGHVVLRGGGGKPNYDSVSISLCEEQLNKAKILPNIMVDCSHANSNKDHNLQPLVADNVANQITEGNTSIVGLMIESNIVAGNQSIPSDLKELTYGQSVTDACISWETTESLMKSMRDKIKDSLAKR, encoded by the coding sequence ATGGCGTCACATCCACAGCTTGATAGTGAACGCAGCATGTTCAGCACAGAGAATTTAAACATCGAAAACCAAGAAGTTCTGATCACCCCATCAGATATAAAAAAACAGATTCCCGTTTCGGAAGCCGCCAATAAAACCATCACCGAAGGCCGTAAAGCAGTACGTGATATTTTAGACCGCAAAGACAATCGACTTATGGTTGTCATTGGCCCTTGCTCTATCCATGACCCAGAAGCGGCCTTGGATTATGCTCGCCGATTGAAAAAGCTCAGCGACGAAGTCAGCGACACCCTACTATTGGTGATGCGGGTTTATTTTGAAAAGCCTCGTACCACGACAGGCTGGAAAGGCTTAATTAACGACCCTTACATGGATGACTCGTTCAAAATTGCCGACGGCATTCAAATTGGTCGTAAGCTGCTAATGGATATTGCCGAAATCGGCTTACCAACCGCAACAGAAGCGCTAGACCCTATTTCGCCACAGTACATTCAAGACCTCATCAGCTGGTCTGCAATTGGTGCACGTACAACAGAAAGTCAGACTCACCGTGAAATGGCCAGCGGCCTTTCCTCTGCTGTTGGCTTTAAAAACGGTACCGATGGCAGCTTAGATGTCGCCATTAATGCGCTACAAAGTGTCTCGTCGCCGCACAACTTTTTAGGCATCAACACGCAAGGCCAAGTTTCTATTATCTCGACCAAGGGCAACCAATATGGTCATGTTGTTCTACGTGGCGGCGGCGGCAAGCCTAACTACGATTCGGTTTCGATTTCGTTATGTGAAGAACAGCTAAACAAAGCCAAGATTTTGCCAAACATCATGGTTGACTGTTCACACGCCAACTCGAATAAAGATCACAACTTACAGCCTCTTGTTGCCGATAACGTTGCCAACCAAATCACCGAAGGTAACACCTCGATTGTTGGCTTGATGATTGAAAGCAACATCGTCGCCGGTAACCAAAGCATACCGAGTGATCTAAAAGAGCTAACCTACGGTCAGTCAGTTACGGATGCTTGTATTTCATGGGAAACGACCGAGTCGCTGATGAAATCGATGCGCGATAAAATCAAAGACAGCCTAGCTAAACGCTAA